GTACGACGGCAACTTTTCGGAGTGATTCTCTGCTGACCAAACAGACTGCACTCATCACCGGCGCTGGCAGCGCCGGTGGCATCGGTTTTGCCGTTGCCCGCCGGCTGCATGCCTCCGGTATCCGCGTGGCCATCACCTCGACGACGGAGCGCATCCATGCGCGCGCTCGCGAACTCGACCCCGGCGGGAAAACCGTGCTCTCCTTCGTCGCTGACCTCACCGTCGAGGCCGAAGCGCAGGGCCTGGTTGAATCGGTCCTCGAGCGCGCCGGGCAGCTCCACATCCTCGTTAATAACGCGGGCATGGTGCAGACCGGCGAAGAGATGCTGAGCAAGCCGCTGCGCGACCTCACCTACTCCGAGTGGCGGCGACAGATCGCCATTACGCTGGATACCGCTTTTCTCATGACCCGCGCGGTTCTGCCGGCGATGACCAAGAGCAAGTACGGGCGCATCGTGAACGTCTCTTCGGTCACCGGGCCCATGGTGAGCAACATCGGCTCTTCAGCCTATGGAGCGGCCAAGGCCGGGCTCGATGGCATGATGCGCGCGGTGGCCCTGGAAACCGGGCGCGACGGCATCACCATCAATTCCGTGGCGCCGGGCTGGGTGGCCACGGCTTCGACCACGGAGGAAGAGCGCGTCGCGGCCCTGCACACACCACTGGGGCGCGCGGCCACGCCGGACGAAGTTGCCGCAGCGGTCTGCT
This sequence is a window from Terriglobia bacterium. Protein-coding genes within it:
- a CDS encoding SDR family oxidoreductase → MLTKQTALITGAGSAGGIGFAVARRLHASGIRVAITSTTERIHARARELDPGGKTVLSFVADLTVEAEAQGLVESVLERAGQLHILVNNAGMVQTGEEMLSKPLRDLTYSEWRRQIAITLDTAFLMTRAVLPAMTKSKYGRIVNVSSVTGPMVSNIGSSAYGAAKAGLDGMMRAVALETGRDGITINSVAPGWVATASTTEEERVAALHTPLGRAATPDEVAAAVCFLATPDASYITGQVLVVDGGNILQETKG